GAAGATCAAAGTTTTACCCAATAGATCAATTTCCTCGTCATCCATTTGAAACCATTCCTTTGAACGCAAAACAGCGACGTCCTTAGCAGATTTGATGAACATTTGGTAAACTGGTTCGGTGgtcttttggaaagtgtTCTCAAAGTCGGTGTATTTACCTCTGTAAAAGAAAGATGAGATCACTTCCATGACAGGCTTACCGTCTCTAGACAAGGTACCAATAACTTCGACAACCTTACCTGTTGGTTGGTTGACAACGGACTTGACAATAGCGGAAGTCTGGATAACGTCCCCTTCTTTCAAAGGAGAAGCACCTGGAACCATCTTGTACCCGTTAGACAAATGCACCAGCTTCAATAGATCACCATCAACAGTGTCAGGGAAGATAGCCTTGATGATTGCTCTCCAACCAACAACGATAGCGAAATCCATTGGTGCAAGGATCTTTCTACCAGATCTTGCAACGAAGTCCTCACAGTTATTGCCAATGGCGTGGGTGAAGTCAGTGATAGCGCTCGCGGTAATTTTGTAGTCTCCACCCTTGATGACATGTCTTGGGTCgaacttcaagttgaaaGGCTCATCGATCCACAACTTCCAGTACATTTCCTTGATTCTCTGGTTACGGTCTTCCATAACTTCAGCGATTGGGGCAAAACCGTCCTCCGGTTGGTAAACATAGAGCAATGGAAGGGCAACTGGCTTACCGTCCGTGGTTCTGTTTTCAATTAGTTCCAATTGGATCAAGTTGTTCTTGACTAGTTTCAAAGTAGCAGTAACCTTTTGCTCACCCTGAACAGATTCGGTCAAAGTAACAACGGTCTTCGCTGAATCAGTTGGATTCTCGATTTCAACAATCATGCGATGACAAGGTTTGAACACCTTTTGAGCAGCATTTGCAGTGTAAAAGCTATCTTGAACGAATTTATTGCTGGTGAAGAAGGCGTATCTCCAGTCCTTTTGGGAACCAGCCAATAACTTGAACCAAGCTTCTGGATCACTGTTAGTGTGAGCCTTGTAGATAAGTTTGGACTCAGTAGATTTGACTGTAGAGGCAACTGGCTCTTCGCCACCGAAGTATTCAACCACTGGGATCTTTGATTCGTCTCCACCGTAAtagtccttcaacaacttgCTGATGTGACCGTCGTGGATGCCATCCATGATACTCTTGATTGGTTCATCGATGACCTTGGTGTACTGCGCGGCAACTGGACCGTGCAAAATACATGTTCTCTGGACATCCTGGTCGACAACAGCCTCCAAATGTTCGGATTGCCACAACGaatccttcttgaagaagaactcgaaTCTGTGGTCAAGAACAGGCACGAATGGAACAGGTTTCTGCACTGGATTTTGACACATGTTCAGGAAGTGGTCTACGTCTTGAGCGTTCAAGTATTGTTCCTTAGCAGCTGGGAAAGCGGTGAAAACAGCCTCCAAGGCCTCCTCTGGTTTGTCTAGCATGGTGTAGGATTGAAGGACAGAGGTGGTCTTTGCATTCGTGAAACGTTCCTCCACACGACGCAAGAAGTCACCAGTGAAGTTTCTCAAAGTGACGTCAATCCAGGATTTGGTGCTTTTGATGAACATCAAATCGACCAGTCTTTGGGCAACCTCCTCGTAAGTCATGGCTGGCAAATCACGGATTTCCCCGTTGACGGTCGCAAACCAAGGCTTTTGTGTGTCAGcgttcaacttcttgatgatGTATTCCTTCTTAGCATCTAAAGCAGGTTGCAGTTTGTTCTTTGGAAGGTTGAAGATAGTCTCGTCCATTTCCTTCCAGAAGATGACGCAACGAGTGGCGATCTTGTGAATTGGTTCACCCATTTCGGAACGCACCGTGACGATCCCACCAGTTGGTTTCTTGTAAGTGTTTTCCCATTGGCCGTCAACGATACCTGGGCATTCGACAATGGCCTTCTTCGCGTCTCTGGAGGTTTTGGCCTCCTTGGCGATCATGACTCTTGAACCAAACAAGAACCCGTCAAATGGCATAGGAGGGTAGTTGTACTCCTTTGACCATTCACCGGTCAGGTATGGGTAGGTGTCCTCGGCGGAACCGAACCCAGAACCTGCGATCAGTATGATGTTAGACTGTCTTCTGATCTTGGAGTACATCTGGATCATTGGTGCGTGAGCATCTTCAAACGAGTGATGACCACCGGCTCTACCACCAGTCCATTGCAATACGATTGGGAAGTTTGGATGAGCCTTTGCGATGTTGATGACTTGCGAAATGGAGCTGATGGAACCTGGCTTCAATCCCAAATGGGTCAGGCCTAGAGTTTCAATGTACTCACTCGCTACTTCGATGGATGGGACACCGGCACCAATGGTTAGCGACTGGATTGGGTAGCCCTTGCCTCTCAACTCCTTGATCAGTGGGATGGCCCACTGCATCATTCTTGGGTTGACGTAAATCAGGTTGATACCAAAACTGTACCCCTTCTTGACCTGGCTGACGATCTGATCGATGGCCTTCGCCATCCCATCGGGGGAGAAGTACCCACCACCGGCAAGTTCGATCTGGTACCCGGCGTTGATGGTAGCAGCGACAAAGTCTGGGGAGACAGTGGTAGGAGTCATACCTGGGACAAGCAATGGAGCTCTACCcaacagttttgaaaacttcGTGTCGACAAAGATCTTCCCGGACTTGTTTTTGATCAGTCTAGGATGGAATTCCTTCAACCAGTCTGGGTTCCTCTTCAAGCCCTCAGGGTTGACGTCGAAGATCTCCTGTTTGAAACCGTAGTCGTCATCTGGGTTGATGTCCAAAGTACCGACAACAATGATACGGACACCAGTCCCGTCCTTGTTACGGTGGGTCAAGACACCGAGCCCAGATGCGCCACCTGGACCGAAATCCAAGATGTGCGAAGTTGTAAACTGAGTGGCGGTCTCCCAGTTGACAGGCAGTCTAACAATGCTGTCGACGATCCTGTCGTTGAGGTCCCCCGCGTAGTCTCTCAGGTCCTTCCCGTCGAAGGTGTCGTACACTGGGATCTTGATGTCCTTCTGTGCGAACACGATCTTGCGGTTAGCCAAGTCTTTCAAGATGTCTTTGCTTGCAGGGATCAGCAAATGCGAGTGAAAGGGGGACGTAATGGGCAAGAATCTGtttgaaaacttcaacTTCCTCTCGCTGAAGGGGATTCTGGACTGGTCCAAACCTGAGGGGGCCTTAGCCTTTCTGAGCACGAGGTTAAGACCGTACAGGGATTGAGGTGGGCCCGAGACGACCAAGTTCTTCGCGCCGTTCACCAACGAGATCCCGACGTGTTTGTCCTCTGGCAGATGGGAGTTTGTTTGGTCAATGAAACTTTGGACCTGTTCTTTGGTCaagttggatattgtcAGCATTGGGTATGGAGCACCTTCACCGTTCTCCAAGGAATCCTCGACGATGGATGGTGGCAGCGATGTGTTTGGGTAAGTCAAGTAGCAGCGGACAccgatgaagaagagcaatGCGATTGActtcttgatgatcttgaagaaggaatCCCAGGAGTCCGCCTCAGCGACCGCGATCGCGGTGACGAGACCTTGTGAGTGGCCCGTGGCGCCCTTGAAGTGTTGTCTCAACTCACCTGGAGTGAACCCTAGCAACCTAGCGGTGATCGCGTAATGCGTCAGTTGGATGACGCCGATCAGGGGGCAAGATATGGGGATGGAAAGTAAGTAATCCTGGTCTGGAGTCTTTGCTGGGCTCTGCAGCCACTCCAGGAGGTCAAACCCTTGGGTGAAGATCTTCTCCGCACCCGCGGTGGACCTGATGAGATCGGTCAGCGTCTCTGAAGCGAACTGGATAATGTCGCTGCTCAGGACGTTATATATGTCGTATATTTCCCTCAATTCCTCGAAGTAGTCGTCTGTGTTCCCCTGTCCACCGAAGATAGCGACCAATTCTGAGGTTTTTTCCTCCACGGACTTGAAGAGAGCGGACGGTTTGCTTgcgttgttgttgcccCTACCTGCGACGTGTCTTGCAGTGACGTAGTTTTTCACTAGTtccttcactttcaacaaagtGGTCGAGCCATCCTCCGTCAGCAAGTTGGCGGCGAGCGTGTGGATGTCGTTACCGTGCAAGTAGCTGTTTTCGAACTCTGAAAGCGAGACATCCAGCACTTCGTCGAATTGAGTCTTTGTGCCTTCTGTAATCAGTGAGGAGATGTAACTTAAAAACTTCCCCAACAACTCGGCAGACGATGACGGTTCATCATCAGCGGCGAATTCCTCCGTTGGTTCTGGCAGAGTTTTCTTGAATTGTTCCTGCAATTGAGAGGCAGCAAAGAAGGAAACGTTGGGGATGGACAATTTATGCTCGATCGACCCGTGGGTGAGCGTCAGCGATCTCGTTGACGCAATCATTGATTCTCAGCTTAATGTATGAGTGTATCACGTGGGGCAATTGCACTTGCGGACGAGTACAACGCTTTATTTGAGATCAAGTTCGTTTGGTACTGAAGATTGCGAAACTTCTAAACGGTTGagcaaagaagagaaaagaaaaaaataggaaagagaaaaaaagagagacgAGTTCTAGCGACTGTTTATAACTGTGATTCAATTCCGCCAGTTCCACTAtcagtatatatatatatatatatactgaTACCAGATAATGTAATGGAGTTAACAGCTAAGCAGCGCTGAGTAAGAATACGGTAGGGAAGAGAGAACTACGTAAAGTAACAGCAACAGTGCCTTTAACAAACGAAAAAAGACTGGCCTCGACGAGCGTTTAACAGTTGCTGGCGTAGTTAGTGGTGGCTGCCGCTGCATGTGAAAATTTTGTGGGCGCAGCTTTTGGGAAATACGTTGCACATGTGCGTTTCGTTGAGTTTTCCGAAGCGGGGCGGGTAACAGTTTGAGTTGGACGGGTGGCCGGGTGGCCGGGTGGCCGGGTCACCTCCGGGCTGCTGCCCCCGGAGTTATCGTGCTGAAACCTGGGGTCTGGCCGGGTTACCCCGACGGCCCCGCCCATGTGACCCCGGCCCTCACCCGGCCACCCTTTTTCCCGCGCccaaaactgaaaaactCAACAACATTTGGGACCCGCGCCGGCGGGCGGTGGGGTTTCTCTACGTGTTGCAGGGGTTACGCACGCTCTCTGCGCCTGCTTCTGAGAGACGGGAGTTTCTGTTGGGTAAACTGCGGCGGAGGAATACTCCCCCGCCGCCCGTCTCTGCTAGCGCCTCCCCGCGGACCCAACAAGCTGCTCCCGTGGGCGTCTGTTCCattcttgttttttctcgcttttttttgttgaatttttggCGGGGCCCAAACGGGAAATAGCCTATTGTCTATGTTTTCATTGCTTTTTTCGGGTACCTTGCTCGTTCAAAAACGTACGCCCCAGAAGAGGCCGTAGCGCAGCAGTATCACTTCACTGCTGCTTGCCTGCGGATGTGTGCGGCCGCTTCTGTGGTCGAGGGCATTCGGATCTTTCTGCCCGAGTCATCGAATACATGCTGCTCTGTAAACACACAGTAGCACACGGGTTTGAAGTTTTTCGTTGGAGTTTGCCCTCTCTCCTCAGCACATGGGAGTAGTAAGGTTGCACCGAGGTCGGAAACAGGATCATGTACAGCTGCAACAATGGTTTGTTACCTCATCGATGACCCCCCTTTCAACAGACGGACAGGTTTCAACTGTGGTgcactctctctctctctctccacTTTCGTACAACAATGCAACATGTTTCTTTTATGTTATGAAAGATTCGTTGGAAGGCTGCCCCGTTTACCACACACTTCACATAATACATCAGGAACATACACACAatcacatatatatatagagagagagagcgcATCTTGCATAAACATTCATCCCTCTCAAAATTGAGTACTTTCACTTGTTCCTCTGCTCACTGGTCTAACTACAAACGGTATAAACACTCGGCAACATGTTCCATAACAAAAGAGTGCTGCTGTCTTGCTGCATACTGTTTACTTTTGCCGCGTTCATATTCGTGTGTATCGCAACTGCAGGTTCAAGCTCCAATTACAAACCCATCACAAATGTGTTCATCGGTGATGCAGGTATCAAGCACATCAACGTCACAAAAGTTATCCCACCGTTGGAACCAGTAGTGGACGTGCTCAGCAGAGCACTTTTGGCCCCCGGTGCTGACCAACAAGCCATCTTCGGCgctttgaaaaatatctCAAAGACAAGTGTCCTAGCACCATTCCTAACCATCCTAGTCAACTCGCAAAACACGACCACTACGTTGAACGCCATCACTAACTTGGCCCCTCTGGCGTTCACTTCAGGTGTCGGATCCacaaaggaggaactgGCAGGGATCAACTCGCTGTTGGCATCGTCGAAGGACGCTAACTCCACAGTGGACAACTTGCAAGACTTGCTGGACCAAGTGCTAAACAACAACTCCTCCTCCATGGCCTCTTTGCAAAAGACAACTTTCgtcttgttgaaggactctAAGGACCCAGTCGCTACAACGGAGTCCCTAGTTAAACTGAGCAGTCTCTCTCTAGCGGATATGGCGCCTCTAATGCCAGCTTTCCAAATCCTACAGGGCACCAAAAACATCACGGGATCGTTCGTCTCGCTAGAGACCCTCATGAACGCTACGATTCCAACCTCTTTGGCTCAAACTATGTTTTCCACTATAGAGACCCAGTTGGCAGCAGGTTCCAATGTCGACGACATCTTCGACAGACTTTCAGCAATGGTACCACAATCGCTAACAGGGTCAATGGACGCTGTGAGGACGTTGCTTGTCTCTGCCAATTCAGCAAACGCGACTCTTGGTTACTTGAGCTCGATCTTGGCTGCTAACTTGACCTCTTCCCCCTCAGCTAAGAACGTCCTTGCCACGATCTCCAATCTGTACGACGACTCGAACAATCAaactttgttgttgacCTCGGTCACTGGGTTGGTTTCCGCTGTCGGTAACAAGGACGTCGTCAATGAATTGACATCCTTGGATAAACTGATCGAAGCCAGTAACACGCAATCGGACACCGTTAACACTTTGAGTGACTTGCAAGACATTTTGGCCACAGACACCTCAAACAACAAATACATCCCATACTTGTTCGACATGTTGCAAACGTCCAAGGACCCAGCGGCCACTTTCAGCTCCCTGTTGAACGTGACCCAGTTCGCTGCAGAAAATATGGCCATGTTCACTCCAGTGCTAGGTCTCTTGGGGAGCGCCATCCAGTCGCCAGAGGTCACCGACGAGCAAATCTACGACGTGATCCCACAGATCTTGGATTTCTTAAATATCCCAGCCAAATTCAGATTGTCCATCTTCACCTTGTGTCACGTCTCTGACACAGGTAAAGTCCTCGACTGTTCCAAATCCCACGCGGTCCAAAACTTGGATTTCAGAAACATCATCTACGATGCCCTAATGAAATCCGATTTCAACCCATACTTGACCGCCTTGGACATCAGTGCGGACGACTTGGAATTGAAGGGTAAGCTGTTGAACAAGGAACACATGTACGTGCCAGCTGTCAAGGCTGTCCTGGCCATGAATCTGCTATTCATTATTTCCACTTTTGCCATCACCATGTTCTTCATCTACATGTTTGTCAAAGTCGGTTCCTTCTCGCTAACCCACAGAGGTTGGTTCATCCTAATGGCTTTGTCTCTGTTCTGTCCCCTATTCTCCGGTCTAGGTGCCACCATCGTCGCAGCTATGATCACCATGATCAAGTCCGGTACCAAGCACGATAGATACAACGTCGTCTACACGAGAGGTGTCACTTACTCCGGGTTGACATGGAGTGCCTTCACTCTAACCTTCATCACGTCCATGATTGTCGGTTTGATGTGGCTAAACCACTGGAAGGCGGAACATAACCCATTCGCGCACCAAGAACCAAACGCCGAGAGCACGGAGGGCTCCGGTGACAGCGACACCAG
The genomic region above belongs to Huiozyma naganishii CBS 8797 chromosome 2, complete genome and contains:
- the FAS1 gene encoding tetrafunctional fatty acid synthase subunit FAS1 (similar to Saccharomyces cerevisiae FAS1 (YKL182W); ancestral locus Anc_4.280); this encodes MIASTRSLTLTHGSIEHKLSIPNVSFFAASQLQEQFKKTLPEPTEEFAADDEPSSSAELLGKFLSYISSLITEGTKTQFDEVLDVSLSEFENSYLHGNDIHTLAANLLTEDGSTTLLKVKELVKNYVTARHVAGRGNNNASKPSALFKSVEEKTSELVAIFGGQGNTDDYFEELREIYDIYNVLSSDIIQFASETLTDLIRSTAGAEKIFTQGFDLLEWLQSPAKTPDQDYLLSIPISCPLIGVIQLTHYAITARLLGFTPGELRQHFKGATGHSQGLVTAIAVAEADSWDSFFKIIKKSIALLFFIGVRCYLTYPNTSLPPSIVEDSLENGEGAPYPMLTISNLTKEQVQSFIDQTNSHLPEDKHVGISLVNGAKNLVVSGPPQSLYGLNLVLRKAKAPSGLDQSRIPFSERKLKFSNRFLPITSPFHSHLLIPASKDILKDLANRKIVFAQKDIKIPVYDTFDGKDLRDYAGDLNDRIVDSIVRLPVNWETATQFTTSHILDFGPGGASGLGVLTHRNKDGTGVRIIVVGTLDINPDDDYGFKQEIFDVNPEGLKRNPDWLKEFHPRLIKNKSGKIFVDTKFSKLLGRAPLLVPGMTPTTVSPDFVAATINAGYQIELAGGGYFSPDGMAKAIDQIVSQVKKGYSFGINLIYVNPRMMQWAIPLIKELRGKGYPIQSLTIGAGVPSIEVASEYIETLGLTHLGLKPGSISSISQVINIAKAHPNFPIVLQWTGGRAGGHHSFEDAHAPMIQMYSKIRRQSNIILIAGSGFGSAEDTYPYLTGEWSKEYNYPPMPFDGFLFGSRVMIAKEAKTSRDAKKAIVECPGIVDGQWENTYKKPTGGIVTVRSEMGEPIHKIATRCVIFWKEMDETIFNLPKNKLQPALDAKKEYIIKKLNADTQKPWFATVNGEIRDLPAMTYEEVAQRLVDLMFIKSTKSWIDVTLRNFTGDFLRRVEERFTNAKTTSVLQSYTMLDKPEEALEAVFTAFPAAKEQYLNAQDVDHFLNMCQNPVQKPVPFVPVLDHRFEFFFKKDSLWQSEHLEAVVDQDVQRTCILHGPVAAQYTKVIDEPIKSIMDGIHDGHISKLLKDYYGGDESKIPVVEYFGGEEPVASTVKSTESKLIYKAHTNSDPEAWFKLLAGSQKDWRYAFFTSNKFVQDSFYTANAAQKVFKPCHRMIVEIENPTDSAKTVVTLTESVQGEQKVTATLKLVKNNLIQLELIENRTTDGKPVALPLLYVYQPEDGFAPIAEVMEDRNQRIKEMYWKLWIDEPFNLKFDPRHVIKGGDYKITASAITDFTHAIGNNCEDFVARSGRKILAPMDFAIVVGWRAIIKAIFPDTVDGDLLKLVHLSNGYKMVPGASPLKEGDVIQTSAIVKSVVNQPTGKVVEVIGTLSRDGKPVMEVISSFFYRGKYTDFENTFQKTTEPVYQMFIKSAKDVAVLRSKEWFQMDDEEIDLLGKTLIFETETEVAFKNANVFSSVECSGPIKMELPTKETVEIGVVDYSAGESYGNPVVDFLKRNGSTLEEKVNLENVIPIAVVDTQSPSTNEPYGRISGDLNPIHVSRHFANYADLPGTITHGMYSSAAVRGLIENWAADSVSSRVRGYTCQFTNMVLPNTPLKTSIQHVGMINGRKLMRFETRNDNDEVVMNGEAEIEQPVSTFVFTGQGSQEQGMGMDLYKTSAAARDVWDRADVHFKKTYGFSILDIVINNPKKLTIYFGGEKGRQIRNNYIQMIFETIVDGEIKTERIFKDIDETTHSFTFKSPTGLLSATQFTQPALTLMEKAAFEDLKAKCLIPVDAAFAGHSLGEYAALASLAEIMSIESLVEVVFYRGMTMQVAVPRDELGRSNYGMIAINPGRVSPTFTQEALQFVVEKVAKRTEWLVEIVNFNVENQQYVAAGDLRGLDTLTNVLNFVKIQKIDIVKLLETMSLEEVESNLFEIVDEISKKSLAKEQPIELERGFACIPLRGISVPFHSSYLRNGVKPFKNFIEKNIFKENVKVDRLANKYIPNLTAKPFEVTKEYFQNVYELTGSERVKNILDNWESYEQK
- the INA1 gene encoding Ina1p (similar to Saccharomyces cerevisiae YKL187C and YLR413W; ancestral locus Anc_4.285), coding for MFHNKRVLLSCCILFTFAAFIFVCIATAGSSSNYKPITNVFIGDAGIKHINVTKVIPPLEPVVDVLSRALLAPGADQQAIFGALKNISKTSVLAPFLTILVNSQNTTTTLNAITNLAPLAFTSGVGSTKEELAGINSLLASSKDANSTVDNLQDLLDQVLNNNSSSMASLQKTTFVLLKDSKDPVATTESLVKLSSLSLADMAPLMPAFQILQGTKNITGSFVSLETLMNATIPTSLAQTMFSTIETQLAAGSNVDDIFDRLSAMVPQSLTGSMDAVRTLLVSANSANATLGYLSSILAANLTSSPSAKNVLATISNLYDDSNNQTLLLTSVTGLVSAVGNKDVVNELTSLDKLIEASNTQSDTVNTLSDLQDILATDTSNNKYIPYLFDMLQTSKDPAATFSSLLNVTQFAAENMAMFTPVLGLLGSAIQSPEVTDEQIYDVIPQILDFLNIPAKFRLSIFTLCHVSDTGKVLDCSKSHAVQNLDFRNIIYDALMKSDFNPYLTALDISADDLELKGKLLNKEHMYVPAVKAVLAMNLLFIISTFAITMFFIYMFVKVGSFSLTHRGWFILMALSLFCPLFSGLGATIVAAMITMIKSGTKHDRYNVVYTRGVTYSGLTWSAFTLTFITSMIVGLMWLNHWKAEHNPFAHQEPNAESTEGSGDSDTSSKISKNNVTNVAEKV